A single Primulina eburnea isolate SZY01 chromosome 11, ASM2296580v1, whole genome shotgun sequence DNA region contains:
- the LOC140804874 gene encoding GDSL esterase/lipase At1g29670-like: MDRIIIFHAKWVLFFTLCCISMKFRVMIRGQQVPCLFFMGDSLSDNGNNNMRITVAKANYQPYGIDYPAGPTGRFSNKKNIPDYLAQSLGFANPVPPFATATGTTVQKGVNYASGAAGILDDTGGALGDVISLNRQLLNHQITIARLLLIRGPFGVTSYLNKCLYAVNMGSNDYVNNYLLPQYYPSSKLFTPDKFAQRLILQYSRQLKSLYKSGARKVAVFGLGLLGCIPQVLATTPANASGCVDYINNYVQLFNNRLKPLVDDLNTNLPGAKFTYINITSISLSFNPSALGITVFNAPCCIVSSGGQCVPNQVPCSDRDQYIFYDNYHPTDIINQATAARSYNAISPLDASPFDISQLAQQ, translated from the exons ATGGATCGAATtatcatttttcatgcaaaatggGTTTTGTTCTTTACGCTGTGCTGCATTTCTATGAAATTCCGAGTAATGATCCGTGGCCAGCAAGTCCCTTGTCTATTCTTCATGGGAGATTCCTTATCAGATAATGGAAATAATAACATGCGTATCACAGTCGCCAAGGCAAATTATCAACCTTACGGGATTGATTATCCTGCCGGCCCGACCGGAAGATTCAGCAACAAGAAAAACATTCCAGATTATTTGG CTCAGTCGCTAGGATTTGCTAATCCCGTCCCGCCTTTCGCAACGGCAACAGGAACAACTGTCCAGAAAGGAGTTAATTATGCATCAGGAGCAGCAGGAATCCTCGACGATACAGGAGGAGCTCTC GGTGATGTAATCAGTTTGAACAGACAGTTATTAAATCATCAAATTACGATCGCTCGTTTGTTGCTTATACGTGGCCCGTTTGGAGTCACTTCATACCTCAACAAGTGCTTGTATGCAGTGAATATGGGCAGCAATGACTATGTTAACAATTACTTGTTGCCACAATATTATCCCTCAAGTAAATTGTTTACACCAGATAAGTTTGCTCAACGCTTGATTCTACAATACTCTCGACAGCTCAAG AGCTTGTACAAGAGTGGGGCAAGAAAGGTGGCAGTTTTTGGTCTTGGGCTGCTAGGCTGCATTCCTCAAGTGTTGGCCACAACTCCGGCTAATGCATCGGGCTGTGTCGATTACATAAACAACTACGTGCAACTGTTCAACAATAGGTTGAAGCCTCTGGTGGACGACCTCAATACCAATCTACCCGGTGCAAAATTTACCTACATAAACATCACCAGCATTTCACTCAGTTTCAATCCTTCTGCTCTGG GTATTACGGTTTTCAATGCACCATGCTGTATAGTATCATCAGGAGGCCAGTGTGTTCCCAACCAGGTTCCATGTAGCGACAGGGATCAGTATATTTTCTATGACAATTATCATCCCACGGATATTATAAATCAGGCGACAGCTGCCAGATCATATAATGCTATTTCACCACTCGATGCATCTCCATTCGACATCAGTCAGCTTGCTCAACAATAA